One Cicer arietinum cultivar CDC Frontier isolate Library 1 chromosome 8, Cicar.CDCFrontier_v2.0, whole genome shotgun sequence DNA segment encodes these proteins:
- the LOC140919076 gene encoding uncharacterized protein, which yields MRCLTREWQPKITAIAESKDLANMTTATLFGKLREHEMELHRLDESEQDSRKKKGLSLKAQTHQSKTEQDSCSDESSSETDEEPEIGLLVKKFKKFLKKKDNKFRKPSSSKTSDNKTITCYECGKTGHIKSECYKLQNKNRATKTKVKEPVTKTRKAYVAWNDNEESSASSDEEEANLCLMANTDSESENEVCLTSTKHSWYLDSGCSKHMTGDKSKFLSLTLKEGGFVKYGDNNRGKIIGIGDIGNESTAVIKNVLYVEGLKHNLLSISQLCDKGFQIIKGTRPLALSSLSEENIQHNSETDDHMFEVMM from the exons atgaggtgtttaacaagagaatggcaacccaaaataactgctattgctgaatcgaaagatctggcaaacatgaccactgcaacactgtttggaaagctcagggagcacgaaatggagttgcatagactagatgagtcagagcaagatagcaggaaaaagaaaggactgtctttgaaagcccaaacgcatcaatcaaaaactgaacaagatagttgctcagatgaatcaagcagtgagactgatgaagaacctgagattggtttgcttgtcaaaaagtttaagaaatttctgaaaaagaaagacaacaaattcagaaagccatccagttctaagactagtgacaacaagacaattacctgttatgagtgtggtaaaacaggtcacataaagtccgagtgttacaagttgcagaacaaaaatagagctacaaaaactaaagtcaaggaaccagtcaccaagaccagaaaagcatatgttgcatggaatgacaacgaagaatcctctgcctcttcggatgaagaagaagcgaatctgtgtctcatggcaaataccgactcagaatcagaaaatgag gtgtgcttgacatccactaagcattcttggtatttagatagcggatgctcaaagcacatgacaggagacaaatccaaattcctgtccttgacattaaaggaaggaggttttgtcaaatatggtgacaacaatagaggaaagattattggaattggtgacataggcaatgagtcaactgcagtaataaAAAATGTCTTATATGTAGAAGGGCTAAAACACAATCTGCTGAGCATAAGCCAACTATGTGATAAAGGCTTccag ATTATCAAAGGCACACGACCACTTGCTTTGTCAAGCTTATCAGAGGAAAACATACAACATAACTCAGAGACAGATGATCACATGTTTGAAGTGATGATGTGA